The stretch of DNA TCTCAGTTGCACAGTGCAATTTGAGTGGAAAGGACTGAGTCAGAACTCAGCCTTTAGCCAAGAGAGGATGCTGTGCTACTTATTGTGACCAAGGAAAGCAATGCCCATGGGCTTAAAGTGATCAGGAAAGGAGGCAGACAGATGGTGCTACTGAAAATGTAATCAGCTGGTAGAGGTAGCAGGACCTCTCTGAATGTAGACCCCCAGTGTCAGGGCCAGGTGGAGCTGTCCCTTGGGAGAAAGGGGCAAAAAGGCAGTTCTCCAAGAGGCAGATGCTAAGAGAGGCAGAAGAGATGCTAGTACATGTGGCCAAGCCAAGAAAAAGCAATCACCTGAATACTTGGCTAGGGATGGAGGCCAGAACGAGCAGAAAAAGGAGCAGGGAATTAAATGTAGGAGGATCTTCATATGGTGTCATTAAGCTGTGTGCAATATGTTGCACAGTGGGGGATGTGGCATTTCTCCAGGCCcttctttgcttttttggtATATATATTTCAAACACTCCTTTTAAATCTGCTACACGTGAAACATGTAAATTTCTGAAAtcttttatatttgttttgaaattaaaaaaaaaaaacattgaaggCAGATTTAATTGATTTAGTCATGGACTAAACACAGCCCATTTTCCCCAGCTTGCCCTGTTCAGACACATAAACAGCACTGATGCTGATTGAAGCAACACAGGGAATACAGCCTGTCCCTGGCACAAGGGAATACAGCCCAGATCCACATCTTGGCTGTTTACCCTAAGCCAGCATTTTTTCCAAGCAGCCACTGATTGCTGTGAAGTGCCTTCATCATTCAAGCCcaacagagaaataattaaGCTTTATAGAAGCTTCGTCCTCTTAAGTATAAAAGAAATGGACCCTAACACACAGCTAGTCACTAGGAGCAGCCAAAAGAGAGATTTTCACAGTAGTGATAATTCATGCCCTCCGTTCATAGATAAAGGAATTGTGCTTACAAGCAAATGAAATGAGGTCACTTACAAAGCTGGTCTCTAAATAGTTATTCTCAAATTAGTGGTATTGTTTACCTTTAAAGTATCTGATATATCCTGAAACTGATGATGTGATGTCTGGAAATACCTTCAGGTCATCTGTGTGCTGTTCTTGTCATCTGATTGCTTTGGAAGGTTGATTCTAATGTAAAGGGGAAGCACTTCGTAGTCTTATTTTCATAGCCCTCCAAGGGATAAAGTTTGAAAATGCTAACACTGGGATCACAGCAAAGGAATCAAAAGTGAActccttaaaaaatgtaaatgctttgtcttttctgaaGGCCTGTATAGTTTTATCTTTTGAGTAGAAGCATGCTGTAAAGTATTAGATTATTCTTAGACTGAATAGCAACCAGTGCAGACACAAAGTGGTAGCCTAAGCTTGCtatgaaatttaaaatccatttagGCTGTTCATCAGCTTGGAACAGATTTAGAAAAGTATATGAATACACACGTCCACTGTTGCCTGAAGCTTTAATGGATTCAGTGAGCATTTGTCTGTAGAAAAGTAGTCCAGGTTTTTTAGTTGCAGAACTTAGCTGTCCTGTAGTCTATCAGATGACCAAGGcttactgaaaagaaatgtttctcagAGGTGTTCTGTTCAGGTACACGAGCCTGGGGGTAGGGAAATACaagttgctttaaaaaactCTTCTACTGAGTtactggggaaggaaaagacatgaaaaattgTACAGTGTGAAGATGAAAGTATACTCTTTCCTCAAGTACAAGAGCAAGTGATCTCATGCTGGAGCACACTGCAGTCATGTTTGTAAGGAATGTGATagtctccctgtgctgtgatAAATTccctctcctggggctggatTCTTTCTGCATATAGGTATGAGGGCACCCCATAAAGGAACCTGCAGGggtttcctttcctcttttgttCCCTCAGTACATTCAAGGTATTTTAAGGaagatttttaaagacaaaaagccATATATACTTTTTCTTATTCTCTCTGCAGAACCTGTGCAGTTTTTACTGGGTTTAGTCAACATTAATCCTGTGCTGTAGGCTGGCTGTAATATTCTTGGGGAGATTTTGAAGGGATAGATAGCCTCCTTTCTCTAGTATCTTCAGCTCTGGAATCTCTAGAGAAAAGTACCTGACACAATCCTCCTTTagatttctttagaaataaaagggaaagcTGACTTCAGCTTTGCTTCTAGCTGCTAGACATAGTTTTAATTCTAgtcatatatattatataaagtATGGAAGAAAGTTCTTCCAGCAGCTGACTGCTGGTTCCTATCAAATTGTTGCCAAAATTACATAGTGGAGTTGATTGTCCTGAAATTTTCAGATACCTCCTTCCCATATCTACTCTGCAGTTTTTTAACCACTCtccattttaataatttatcttAACCCTCTCTAAAGACACTTGATTTTAATATGTGCTGGAAGTCAATATGGCACGAATCTGGTAGGGAGAACTTACTGGAGGAGATCAGAAGTTGCTGATGGTTGAGCCTGCATGTTGGTACAGAAGCTTTCAAAGAGTCAGCCACTGTTAGTTCCATGTGTACATGGAACACAGTACTTGCTGAAAGTACTCAAGAACACATAAAATAAAGGCAAGCCCATAATCAAAATGCCAGGTTGAAATTTGGGTTGTGGAGTGTTTCGCTCCTTGCGCTATTGCTAAATTTGTATTTGCCTGAAGCTCCTTGTTCTGAAGTTCTTCCCAATAAAAGACTTAAAATTGAGCTTCTTTTCACTCTGTCTGCACAGAAGAGAGTTGTGTTCTATTATTAAATGTGTATATTTCTTTGTATGTTACTTCCAGATCCTTAGCTGAAACTTGTAGATGTTTTTGTAGCACAAGTAGTAGGGTTACAGTATTATTCCTAATCATGTGACACCTAGAAATGACAAATTTGCACATGTGGGGGAAAAGCTTTGTTTGCTTCCTTTAGACTTCCATTCAGTTGAAAAATTCTACAGgatttgtttctaatttttttccttcagtgaatAAGTCAATAAAGTTTTTAGGATGTGATGGGCCCTGTTCTTTAAAACGAGATGTAATTGCTGTTACTGAAGTGCAGCCCAGATTGGGACAGCAGCAACTATACCCAGAAATGTCATCTCAGATAAGCAGGGTGTCTTGAAATATACCCGAGCCATTGGCATGTTCACTATGGCTCACTTAAAAGGTGCCTTTATTTTCTTAGGcggggtgggttttttggatTTTGGTGTGCAGCATGTAATCAAAAGTATGTAATAAGGCTGAGTTTTCTTACCAATAGATAACACTGTTTATGTGGAGGCAGAATGAgaacatatatatgtatatatgcagggacacctgcatatatgcatattaaaaaatgtatatgCTCCTGCTGGCAACCCTTCAGAGAACCGTAGGAATCCCAGCAATTGTTACCTTCAAAATTGCTGTGATTGTTTGAGTACCAGTGCAGAAGGCCATGCTGTGACCTCAGTGAATTGCATTAGATAGGAATGTCAATATACACAATTAATGAACTATTGACCTTTAGTACTGAGCTATTTTAGGCAACCAGTCGGGCTGTACAGAGTAACTCACAAGGCTCCAAGGCTCGTCACTGGAGGTGATGTTCCTCCATGCAAAGGGCATGACAGTGCAGAGAGATTCAGCAAGTGATTATGGAGTTAGAAGGGTCAAATTCAGGCTGTCAAGGCTTAGGCTACGTGTCACATATGAACATGGCAGAAACCTCCTTATGAGAAGGAGTGCTCTAAAACCTACTGCTGCTGTTGTCATTATAAATAGCCAGTTTGGCcaaaggtgctgctgctggggcagtaAGGGTGGTGTATACCAGAAGCTACAGAGAGGAGAAGGTTTTGACTGCTtattttcccagccttttcagagctgagctgtgtggGAGCAGCATCAGAGCTCCAGGATAGCTGGACCCGCCTGTTTCATTCACCCATCACTGCCTCTTCTTCACTGTGTTCTGTCCTGAGGCTGcctgtatttcttcttttctgtggcACCTCTCTGCCTGAAAGCTGTTGTGTCCGAGTCAGTAGACCCAGGTGAGCTGGGAGGACTGGTCAGCAGCAGTGATGTGTAACCCTGCTTCTAGATGCAGCAGAACTTGGTACTTAGGCTTTTGGCAGCAGCTTGCATTTTACTATGCTcttgtcagggagttgtgcttCACTGTTAGAGACTCATTGCTGTCACTGACTGACGTTCCTAGGGAAGTGACTGGCATTAGAGCCATGGTTTTACCTCTCCTCACTGTCCTACTCTGAGTTGCAGTGCAGCTCTATGAAGTTTCATGAGCAAAAAGCATGGGACAAAAGGAGGACAGACTGAGTGATTGGAGGCTCATTGAACCATGGCTTTTGGTGGTAGCCACAGCTCATTTGAACCAAGGGTAGAGCATAACTTCCTccaattatttgtttttcctttttgtggtGCCTATCCAAGTGTGTTAATTTCTGTTCATAGTTTGGTTGTTCATACTTTTCATTATGTatgaaaatagagaaaagtATCTTTTGTTCTGAAGCAGAAAGATAGGGGGGAAAGGAAATGTGCCTCAGATGCTGAGTTTCTCTAAGCCACCCTGAACAGTACTGGCATCTAGAAACAGAATACTAAACTTGAAATGCAGATGAAATTCCACAATTTCGTTTTTGTCCCAGCCTTTTAATTTCCCAATTGGCAAGACTTTTAACACTCTTGGTACCAGACAATTGGATCAAGAAACCAGTAATGtggttttggaagaaaattttgGATCATTGATTCTAGTCATCTGCTATTAGACTATCATGTCATATATTCTGCTGTCCTTTTTTAGAAAAGTTCATTGCTAAACTGAAGCAGCTGAGAGATTGGATTAATTCTTAGCAGGTTACCTTCTGTGATTTGCTCATAACGTAAAACCTGAGACAGATTTATTAATTGATATGTGACTTCACTTCCAACAATATATAGCTCTGTCTCCATGGCAGAATGCAACTTGCTGTTTTACTGgtttaatattttggttttagaaGATTGCTTAATATGtcttttaaactattttattattttagttttattaatTTGCAGAGTGAAGCAGTTTATCAGTAAATTAGTGTCAGATCTTTCATTGAATTGTCAgactttgatttaaaaaaagttaactGCACAAACCCTTATAAAAGATAGGTTATGAAGTCAGGTGTACCTGCTTTTAGGAGAGGTTAAGCATCAAAGAGAGAACAAATTTCCAACAAGTACCTGAATTCACATCACTGTGTGATCAGAATCCTGTATCATTAGCACGTGCAAGTGGTGTAAAATGTAAAGAACTGTAGTTTCCTGGATAAAGCCAGTATTTGATCTTtgtctttaatttgttttgtcaCAGTCATTACATAGCTCATTTTGCTTTCTGGCCCAAGGTTATTCTACTGGGTTTTATTCTATACATGTACCCAGCTTTGGGTAAAATGGGAAATAAGTTACAGTGTCTTACTAAAGATTAAGAGGTATGTGTCAGAGTCTTGGCTGAGTCTTGCCTTTGATTCCTGCAGGCCCAGCTGTAAATGGATACCTGTTTTTTCAGTGTCTGTGCACTGAAAATGAGGTGTCCTAATGTGAGGGCAGATACATTGCTGTCTATAGTGCTGTTgactaaagaaataaaaccttaaaaGATGAGTTCTGTGACAAGGAAGGTGATTGTTTTATCTGTATTTATAAAGTAGCATGTGCATGTATCTTCTctcacaaagaaataaagagtatAATGTGTGACAAGGAACCTTGATTTTGCTATGACAGTATAAAAGTCTGTGGCAGCCTTGTTCAGATATACAATAGGGGCTTTTAATAAATTAAGTATAGAATTGACAAGTCCCAAGACAGATACAGTGTGTGTTGCAGCATGATCAAAGCAGTGATGACTGAACAGCTCTGGTGTCTGAAGCTgaagcacagggctgggcacatCAGGCTTCTGTGGCAGCACACCTTTTGTCACCTGAGGTCTCCCTGGTCTGGCTGTCTGCAGTTACCTGATCCAGGtctctgctggcagtgctggtttcTGTGCAGATCAAAAGAGCTGTAAAGCTTGCTTTGAATTTTGTAAGTGTTTGGCAGCAGTGGGTGAGCAGTGCAGCCTgtccagcagctgtgggacatGGGAGACCCAGGTTTAAAGATTCTCTGTTATGATGTTATTAATGCAGCTGTCCTCCCCACAAAAATCTCCAGGGAGAGTTGAGAAGTTTCTCAAAGTGGCGTGCaggatgcagcagcagaaaaggtCTTTAATAACAGCCAATGGAGTGACAGCTGAGACAATGTTCTTTCTTAGCACTTTGAGTTCAGATTTGTCTATTAAGTGTTAAATATGCCAAGAGCTTCACTTTGTTTTTGAATTAGTTCAACTAATTCTTAATTCTTCAGTTATTCTATTTCTCACTGTGCTTTTGTTGCGACTTACAAATAGGACTGCTGCCACACCTCTTCTCCAGTATGGATCTTCCAGGATGGAAGATCCTGTTCAAGTAAGAGCAGGATGAAAGGCCTCAAAAAGTACACTAAGTACTTCAGGGAATGCTCTGGGTTGGCAGATGGTGGTCATGTGCATATGCTCTTAAGGAACATTAAGTCCTCAGGTTGTGTCTGAGTTACTGAGTTACTGCTGGTTCTGTTTTGTGAAGAAAACCCCAAGCCTCTAATCTCTTGCCATCATTGTTAGAGGAAGGATTAGCTATTATATGGTAGCTAAATTCCAACTAGTTTATAGCACACTAACATCTAATTATTCTAATTACTGTAGTATTGTTCATTTCCTGAGCTATTGTTCTGTGCAGTGTTTGACAGCTGGCAGGTTCCACTCCAGAGATGTCTGCAGTTGACCTTGGAGtaaaacatttctgttctgaTCACTTCTTCTCCAGGGATGAGACTATGTGACCTTTCTCGCATTTAACAGTAAAGTCACTTTCTTACAACTAGCCCTTGAGTATCTGCAGTAGAGTGATATCTGACTCCATATGCTGTGTTTCACCCTGAAGGTGATTGCTCTGCATATTGACTCCTgacttgagggtttttttgtttgtttgttttaatttcactgCAGGCTGGAAGTCCAACCTCTGTCTCTGCCCCTCATAGCTTCTCTCGGACTTCTGTTACACCATCCAACCAGGACATCTGCAGGTAAAGTGTGCCATTTGCATGGCTACAGTGAGGCTCAGGCAAGgttcaaattaaagaaaagcaaaactgaaaaagcacGTTTATGGGGAAGTCAGTGATGTGGGATTCCCACTTGAAGCATACCATTTGTTTGACTCGACTGCTGTCTAACACTGCTTTATTAAATTCTACTGACTGTTTGGCCCTGCTATGTTTGCCATTCCCACACTAGCTGTAATTCTCATTTCTTCACTTTTAATTATAtatgttctcttttttaattggtttttttttactttatgtGCTTTTATTCCACTATTCTGCATGCAGTTCCAGTGCAGTGTTTTCTGAGTGTTGTCATCACAGTCCAGTGCAGTCTGCTGTTGTCTTGAAAAATCCGCACTGCCAGAGCCCTATGACACAAGGGGTCACTGTGACAGTAATCTGTCAGGACACGTTACATGCAGCAAAGAGAAACTCCCGTGGGCAGGATCGGGGCCAGGCACTCAGGTCTGCTAAGAATGTAAAGCCTACCCGCACCCTGAAATTCTCCAAGTCCCTCAATGACGTGGACCAGAAGGCGCAGAGCACCAGTGAGTGCTTTGATTATGTGGAGCGGACACGCTCAGAAGGCAAACTGACCCTGAATCAAGAGCAGTGTTTAAGGATTAACAAATTTCATCTTAAAGAGAGGAAACCGCTGAATCTCAGGCCTCTTTCTTTTAGCAATTCTAAGCACTCCTATATCCCTTCCCTTTCCAACTACTCAAGTGCATCGGGAGGAGCAGAGAACCACAGCGCTGTACATATCCCCCTGCTGGAGGACAAGGTGGACCATGACTCCTCAAGGAGCAAAAAACTGTTGCGttaccttttttccttctctcacacCTCCAGCATCAGCAGCCTGCATAAATTTCATGAACTGGAGAGCTATTCCAGTCACTTCCAAGCTGACAAATCCTCCAGCATGCTGGTGGAAAGCACAGACTTCTGCTCTGATGATATGGGAGATGATGACGTCTTTGAGGACAGCACCTCAGTGAAACTCAAAACAAAAGAGCAGCGGGCACCACTCTGTTCAGTTGAGAAGGACAGTGACCTTGACTGCCCTTCCCCCCTCTCAGAAAAGTTaccccctctgtcccctgtgtccaCATCGGGGGATACCTGCAGGTTGGTTTACCAGAGAACCACCTACCTTTTTAACCCTCTCATGTGCGGTGGTGACTGTTCTGCTTTCCCCTGCCtttgtgctttttctgtctcttcttttaCCCTGTCACCTTGCTAATACAGTATGTGTGATTTAAAGCATGCAGCCTTCTCTCTGCGGTCCTGCACCCTTCTGATGCACTTAACAAGGCTACTAAGCAAAATAAGTTCCTTTGGAGTCAAATAAATTCTcctaaaatttatttcagttttgggGTTCTGAGATATTTTATCAGTGCCCAAACTGGGAATACTATGAGAGACTCAGCTACGCATCATAAAGGTCAAGCTGAACATGTCTTAGATTTTAATGAGCAATGTGTTGTCCTGACAGTACTGCTAGCTTGGTCAGAGGTGGGGaatcaggaggaaaacagaCTGCTTGAAAATTGCTCGTGAGATCAGATCAATATAGctttagatattttttcccccctcagttTGTAGCTCACCACACTTTTTTATTCATTAAGGGCTTCCTGGTTGTCTTGGTCAAAGGGTATCTGAGTGCTGGCTGTTAGTGGTAGGCCTGTGTGATGTCCATAGTGTGAGGTTCAAAAATGATGGGTGTCCTTATTCCAGCTACAGAGGATTAATCATGTGCACAGGTGTTAGGAACAACAAGATCTGGACTGTCTTCACAGTGACTTGTCTGCTGGTCTGCCCTGTCCCACACCAAAAATGTGCTTAAGGAGCAAGAGTCATCAAGTTCAGGAGCAAATGTCTAATCCCTCTACCTAGCATTTTATTACCCTAGTCTTTCTCCTCCCTAACAGCACTTCCTAAAGCTGGCTTTATTATTACTCTCCAATATTATTTGATTTCCCCCCTCATTACCACCATATCTAGTTCTTACCATCAACAAGATGCTGTTGTAATCCACCCACGCCTTCAGTTCCACTTGCCAGCTATCAGCAAGGTCTCAAGAGGCAAGATGCTACACATCAGTAAGAGATGTCAGTAATAgacagggatggcagcaggcCAGAATGTACTTCACATATGCTTGGTAACTTGTATtcattccctgtgctcctcaccATCCCCCTTTCAATTCATGACCTCTTCACATGGTTAAAAGGACTTCACAGTGCTTGATGCTACCCAGGGGTTGTGTATAAATTGAATCTGGAAATCAAATGTCAACAGCTGGTAGTAACTCTTTATCCGATGTCTTTGCTGTTTGCACAGTTAGACTGTGAGAAAAATAGGGAATTTTGCAGAGCTGATGCTTCCTTACCAACTCTTACTAAGTCAGATTTGGAGAAGCAAAACCATTTAGAGTAAGTGTGTTTTGGGATTCAGATTCAGTGCTGTAGTTTTGCATTGTGAATCTGTCTCTCAGGAATTTGCATTGAAATTAATCACTTGTGTAAAATCCAGGCTGTCTTAATTAGTTGTTCATGATCCTGAGGTGGGCTGTTTCAGCATTGGTATtggaattttttctcttctatttcaGACTGTAGTGCATGAGTAGCTGTACCTCTCTGTGCATATTTTGTCTTGGGAAGTGCTGTCTGATCTGTTTAAATGCTATTTGCAGTTAAGTGCTATTGGTCTGGGTGGAACGTTGTCATTTCTTgctcagttttttcttttaggtACTGCATTTCTgtcaggctctgtgtgtgcatcaTCTGTGAGAAAGCAGCTCTTTAGTTAGCTGTGTCTGTGCTTAATTATTTTGTGCCTGTGTATGTGCTTG from Vidua chalybeata isolate OUT-0048 chromosome 8, bVidCha1 merged haplotype, whole genome shotgun sequence encodes:
- the MARCHF8 gene encoding E3 ubiquitin-protein ligase MARCHF8 isoform X1: MNMPLHQISVIPAQDVTSSRVSRSKTKEKEEQNEKALGHSMSRSSNISKAGSPTSVSAPHSFSRTSVTPSNQDICSSSAVFSECCHHSPVQSAVVLKNPHCQSPMTQGVTVTVICQDTLHAAKRNSRGQDRGQALRSAKNVKPTRTLKFSKSLNDVDQKAQSTSECFDYVERTRSEGKLTLNQEQCLRINKFHLKERKPLNLRPLSFSNSKHSYIPSLSNYSSASGGAENHSAVHIPLLEDKVDHDSSRSKKLLRYLFSFSHTSSISSLHKFHELESYSSHFQADKSSSMLVESTDFCSDDMGDDDVFEDSTSVKLKTKEQRAPLCSVEKDSDLDCPSPLSEKLPPLSPVSTSGDTCRICHCEGDDESPLITPCHCTGSLHFVHQACLQQWIKSSDTRCCELCKYEFIMETKLKPLRKWEKLQMTASERRKIMCSVTFHIIAITCVVWSLYVLIDRTAEEIKQGQTTGILEWPFWTKLVVVAIGFTGGLLFMYVQCKVYVQLWKRLKAYNRVIYVQNCPETSKKNIFEKPALMEPNFESKEMFGVHHSDTNSSHYTEPEDCAAEILHV